ttaaaaaccaaacaagcatAGTTTTATTTCTGCCATAGAGGgaagtgcaaaaaaaatatctttgaaagtAAAAGTCAAGACGTACCAATATTGCCATAGTCAGCTCCTCCCGAACATCCTCCAGGGCTCCGATATCTGCCCATGTCACATCAGGAATTGTGACaaagccttctctcttggcaGAGGGTTGCACTGATGACAGTGCAACAATAAAATCATTCATCTCAATGCAGagcttctgcagctgctcctcaggCAAGGGGTCTTGCTTCTTCAGCAAATCCAAAAGTCTCTGCAATTCATCCTTAGGGTACATGGAAAGGGAGAGCAAAAGATTATACACTGGATTACACTGTAGGAACCAttttttaaagggctttttcaCAGTAATACTTTCTTCAACTGTAATATTAATTACCATAAAACAAATCATTACGTACAATAcacataaaatatgtaaaataacattaaaaattaacattaatgGTAAAATTGTTCCAGGAAAGCACTATGCGCATTTAACACTTGTGAAAGCACCGAGCTGACATACTACAGTCTTGATTTAGAAACTACATAAACAGAGCTAGCAGCTAGCACAAGTATTGTGTTCAAATTCTTCCTACTGCTTCTTCCACACTGATTACAAGAAAGTTCTTTCCATGCTGAAGTTTACAGAATACCTATTAATTATATGCATTGGTTCTGTTTAATAAGAAACTGCTCTCAAGAGAAATTGAACAATCCTGCTGAACAGCACAATTTCAACAATTTGTGCAATATTCAATTACATATAAACCTCAAACTCTTAACACACACTTTAAGATTATACACTTTATGTAACATAACCTGATTTCAAGTCACTAATTCATTTCCTCGGGCTGATTAGACCCAGTTTTGTAACCAGGCCCGGACAAAGTTCAGGCAAACAGAGCAGAGACACAGGGCAACGCTTTTCAACACTGTCCCATCTTGCAGATCACAGCGCTCCAGGCAGGTACCTTCCAACCTCCCCAATCAACTCCTGACTGGGGGAACTATCTGAGAAAATACTTGATCAAAGAACTTTATGCCTTCACAACATAAATACATCCCAGTTCTAATACAGAAAGGCAGTATCAAAGCAAATTGATACTGCACTACAAGTAAAACTATATCAggattttcatttaaaaaaaaatagagggaagaaaaaaaacatttgtaaaaactCATGTTAagctttcacatttttcctaCTGCAGTATATGGGAAAAGTATCACTTCCTATTTGTTGCAACTATGATAGCTCTACAACTGcccacaaagaaacagaagtgtttgTAGTGCCTGATAATCCTTTTAagccctccctcctcttcttaACAGAACCATTAAGAGAAACTCTGAAATAGCCAGGACCACTGGGTTTGTTTACTTGAATTGTGTAAATGATTCTTAAAGGCTTTGTATGTTTATAATATAACGGTTTTCATGACAATACCCTGTATTAGACTATGTCAACCTCCTGCCAGCTATCAAAATATGGCTCTGTTAGGATTAGACTTCCTCATTCTCAATAACCCCTTTGATCAGGGTGATGTTGATAAAAGCGGCAACTACCTGCCCCTCCCCGAGTTCTTTTGGCTGCATCAGGCCCCAGGAAACACTGGGAGGTATGCAGTATGATTATTACTCTAATACAAAGTCTTACTACAGCTTTTTACGCTGGATTTTGTTAATTACAGTAAAAGTTTTCTTCTGACAGTCCTTCTAAAACTGGAAGCTGAGTACAACATGGATTTAAAACCACTTTGTTTTACTTCTCCAAACAAATCTTTAGCGAGCCTATAGGTAATGAAGGCACATACACACTCCGAATTTTGAGAAGCAGGGCCAAGAATTTCTACATAACATGCTCTAATTCACTGACCACAGCACGTTACTTGGGCCACGGAGCAATTCTGGCACTGGAAATGCTGGTTTCTACAACAGAGTTCCAGCTGTACTGCACATAAACacatcctttctctgcagcccAAGTGACATTGCTAACCCAACTTTTCTACTGGATATATACCTCTTCCTCAAACTTGCTACAGGTACTAGACACCACAAGTGATTTACCCCAAGTAATCACATAGCTGGAGGGAAAATGTGGATTGCATACATACTTTTAGACTTTGGCTAACTGTAAGCATACCAGGCCCAGGAAGAGCTCCAGGCATCATAATAGATATTTCATTGAGGGCACAGCAAACAGCTTGGTAAAAACTCAATGCAATAATGCAATATCAAGTCTGATATTCTTAAAATTCTCTTACGGTCAATTCACTTTTGAAGAAGATACAGCCACTATTTTAATCTCTGATCTGCCAGAGAAAGACCACAACACAAACAAGAatgacaaaaaaccccagaccttgtataaaatattaacatgaTTTTTAGAAGATGTGGATTTTGGGAGCTGCTTACTCAGACGCATTATATGTATCATTAGGAGTTAAGCTTCTGGCTTAATTTAATATTAAGTTGGCCATCGAAAGGATTTATGAGCAATGACTTTCGCAACTGTAAAATGGCTCAATTCTTAAGATCTCATAGGCACATGCTTCAGGGAACAAATACCTTAGGAAGAAGTTCTAGTTGTCTGGTTTCCTCTTCCACCAGGATGTCTGTTCCCATGccttcttcagctgtgtttccTCCAGCGTGTATGAGTTTTCTCTTCCGCTTCTCAGATTTTATCAGGACCCTGTTCACTGTGCACATAGCTGCCTCGCGACAAAGTGCCATCAGATCAGCACCCACGTAACCCGGAGTCAGCCGTGCTAAATGATGAAATTCAAAGGACTCTGGGAGCTTAAGTTTTCGACACAAAGTCTTAAGAATTCTAATCAAGTAGGGAggaaaagaacaataaaataaagatgaagctgtggcttttttcattttcacatgaaaaacaaaagatcaCATAAGATCATTAACGTACTTTCTAGTTCCAATGAAAACcagtttaaattatttccagatCAAGTGATGTAACTACAGAAGAGTTATGAAAACAATGAGTTATTAACTACTAAAAACTCTGAAATTATAATACATTCATCTGTTTGCCTTCTCCACCAACAAATTCCATCATCTTTATTACCAGTATTAGCTTGGTTCTCAAGAATTTTTCAACCTTTCTGATAACAGCTGTAGCTAATCCGCTGACTTAAAGTGTAAAAAGTTAAGAACTGTAAATGGCTCATTCCAAACTTGTGTCCTACATATATTATCGTGCTTCATATACGCACAACAAAACACCTTAAGTAAAGCAAGGTCTCCAGGTACACCTCCTCATCTACTCCACCCCGCTAAAGTTGTACAACCACAACTAACAGTTCATGTCTTCAGCAAGACTGATTTACTACGTAATAAAACAACACGCTATTAGGACTGCTGTTTCTACATGACCCTTCTATTAAAAAGGACACATCACCAGCGCCAAAAAAGAGGAGGCGGCAGGGGgggataatttaaaaaagaaaataaaatcaacagtCCCTGTAAGCCTACACCTCCAGGAACACAAACAACTGTACAGAACAGCAATATGAACAAATGTGACTACACTCTAACTTGTGAACAATCTCTACACACTACGATGGCTTTCCCTTTCACAACTCCTATCTTTTGAGGACAGTGCTATTTCTGGGAATATCCTATTTTTTACATGAACCTAAGAAGTATCACAGAATGAGAACTCTCACCAGTCAACTCTATAGTTCTACCTTGCATCATTTCCCGCAGCCAAGAGGAACATAATTACTACAGGGCTGTAGGTCTAGAGGAGgaaggaagttttaaaaaaaaaaaaaaaaaaaaaaaaaacaaacaaaaacaaagcgGGGGCATGGCCAGAAGAGGGGTCAGGGAAAAGGGCAGAATAATGGCAAGTAGTGCTGACAACACAAAGCGAGCAATACTGCAAGCAGAATAGTTCGCTTTTTCAATCTAGAAATAAGATCAGTTGAGCCAGAATGAACTTATCCTTtaacctttctttccttcctgtaaCAAGATAAGCCACAGCTGTTTTCACAATTcccttcctgtgttttctgctgttgtggAAATGAGTAGCAGTTcctctttaattaaaaaagcaaaaacattttttttttattctagcCCGATCTTTGGACTAAAAAGGGCCAGTTACACAAAACAGGATGACCACAGCTCAGCTTAACGCCTGGACTGGTGTATTTCCACAAGGAATGGAATGGAAGAATCTAGGCCTGTTGCTTAAGCTATGTGCTTGAGAGGACTAACAAACAGGCTGCACTTAATTTATGTTCCTAATTTAATAGCCACATAGGGAGCACCAAAGACAGAATGTTAAGttcctgaaaaacaggaaaaaaatatatttaattccaCCATCCATACTGCTCAGTCACTCATTAACGTAATGCTAAAAGCAGATCTGCACACAAGAAAGGAAACCACTCCAAAGGCAGACACTGCTACAAAGACAGAGAGTAGATGCACACTAAATGTTTTCTGCACTTTTCAGTGCTCATCCATAGGTGTGTACAGGCACAAATAGGACTAAACACAGTGAAGTACTTTTCCTTAATTTGTATGTTAAGTTGCAcattatttccttatttattaACCAAACAGAAGCTTGAACTTTAGAACACCTacttttctcttgctgcttcatCTGGGATCCCTAGACAAATTTCTCTATCAAATCTCCCAGCTCGCCTCAGTGCAGGGTCCAGTGAGTCAGGTCTGTTAGTTGCCCCGATAACAAGGACCTGGGTAGTGGCAGCCACATTATTCAAGTctaaaggaaggaaggaagggagttAGTATTCATACTCACCGCCTCAACTTTGTTCTGGTATCTATGGGACTGTCTCTGCAGCACACGGTAATagagcagcagagaaactaACCAACAGTCATACTAAACTGCTGTTCATTCTCATCTCTATTATGTAGAATTTGCATTTTGCACAGTCAagcaaaaataagcatttcagATTATGTTTGACAAGTACTCCTGTCATCTTTTATACAACATACAGGCTTATACACAGCTGTCCAGACCACTATGAAAATAACGTAGTAACATCCCCTCACATTTATTAGAATCTTCCCACCGCCCCCAGGTAAACTGTGCCAAAGTACGAAAAATTATTACCACTATATCCACTAAAGTAACCActactgaaggaaaacaaacagtgaGCCTGATAATTAGGAAGTTTAGCTTAGTACAGATGTTCCTGAAACTGACCATCCATACAAGTTAGGAACTGAGCAACAATTCTCCGCTCCATGTCCTTCGATGCAACTTCTCTTTTTGGGGTGATTGCATCAATTTCGTCAATGAAAAGGACACATGGTGCACTGGACTAGGAacaagaaatattaataattacaaaattataCTGACAGAGTGTattaagagagagaaagaaatttttcagattttctgttatACAATTATCACTGTAAGTCTGCTGCACAATCAACCTGACCTGAACAATTCTGTTGTTCTTACTATCTGGAGAGCCACCAGACGATGAAACTGTGCTAAGCCGAGGCTATGATATAATTAGGGCATGAGATTCAAAATGTCTCTATGTATtgataaaaatttaaatgtaccTCTATGTTGCATTACGTTTTCCacaaatattttactgtgaCTGCCTAGTTGCTtaagtccaaaaaaaaaaaaaaaaccacccaaaaaaacccaacccaaacacaCAAGAAATGTctggcttgggttttttggggtttttttgtttgttttttgtttgtttgttttttttttttgtgacattaGAGCTGTGGAATTTCAAGAGCTAGTATTACTGACACAcataatgaaacaaaaggaGCAGTAAGTGGTCACGAAAAATGATCTGCCAACTTCAAGATTACTACAGAGCCTGACCatgttcaaagagaaaaaacgAGCAATGAGCAACTCCTGCAACTGATCTGAAATTGTGTACCTCAGttcataaaaagcaaatactaatacagaataaaaattactgtatagaatacagaaaaatagaataGTTTACTgacataaaattattaatattctCAAAAAGCACTAGCAGTGCAAAGGAATACTTCTGGAAAACACTAGCATAATCTTCAAAAAAGGtcccatattaaaaaaaataaacgcTATTTTAAAACCCATGCACTGTGTTATCAGGTAGCAACTGCGCCATCTAGTGGTCGTTCACTTTTCTACTATCTgacagggaaaaaatgcaacTATAAAGGTTCTACAGCACATGCATAATGTGGAGCtacgtctttttttttttttcctgcacaaaAATTAGTACAAAAGCTACTTAAGTGAATGTGAGGGACTATACGAAAGGCAACagatcttatttttaaatatcttttatGCGATACATTTAATTCCTTCAAAAACAACTTTTGTAGCAATCTCCTTTCAATCACTACACATACAAAAGATACACAGTTTCTACAGACTCGGTGCGACCAcctgtttaattttattctaaaaaacATCTTAACAAGGCTTtctaaaaatctcatttctaaAATGAACTGGAAACATAATAATTTAACAGCTTCACAATCAACCTTATTGCCCTGTTTAGCATTCTTTTTTACAGCAACATACTCTGAACACCTATATGCAGTTGTGGGGGAGAGTAGAAAATAAGTTGGAAAACCAGATCATTCTCAGCAGTCAGGAACAGAAAACTGTCCTCATGGAATAAAACATTAGTCacacactaaagaaaaaaaaaaatctacatttgtTAAATTAAAGTTATATCAACCTGTCTGGTTCTCTTTGCTTCTCACTAAGTCTGGAAGTTGCACTACAGCAGGACTTACTTGACTACTGCTCTTAGAAAAGTTGTCTCAAATTTCTTACTTTACACCTAAACCCCCAAAGTCTTAAGTATCTCATACAGACTCAAACTTCACGCCATAcaagaacagcaaagaaaccttgtaacaaaaaaatcagagtgAACTGCTCTtacaacttttttatttttatatatcgAGCCAGGCAGCTCCACACGGGTAAATAATTTATGTTGCTCTCTTTACATGGATATGATGAACTATCTTTTGTCAAGATTTCAGAAGAGTAATCCTTGTGCTCTGTGACAGCACAACACTTAGTACAATGGAATTCTGGTCACAGAAGGGAAGACACTGCGGCTTGTGTGCAGCAGTATAAAGATTCACTCACTAATATTCACTCAAATTCAAACCACAGCAACAAAGTATgaatttttacaaagaaaaggacaaataaTTCACAGTGTTATTTCCAATGGGAGTCTCACCACAGCCTGCTCAAACAACTCTCTCAGTTTCTGCTCAGATTCCCCTGATACTCCAGACACCATCTCTGTTGCTGCCACTTTCAGCATCGGGAGCTCAAGTTcctgagagacagaaagaacaTTGTATGATACATCCAGAGGTTAGAAATGTTAGCTGTCCTAGAAGGCAAGTTTTATCAATACGAATCTTCTACACTCAAAGATGATATAATCAAgtaaagagcttttaaaaaaagatgactagcaacttcaaatttaaaaatcagtctgaGCCATTTGGCCAAGTGAACAAACAGAAATGGATACACAAAAAGCCTGAACAGGTTTCCCTAATTCAGTTAAAAAGCAACTGTACTGCCAAATAGCTTTGCTCCTTGGTCCCCAATCCAATCCCCCACAACGCATAGATGTCAGTTCATGCTTCTGCTCCCTCCTTGTGGAAATTGCTTATTGCCACCTGTAACAAAACATTGCTTAGAAGCGTGGAAGAGATCCCCACCAGGTTTGGTTCCTTTAGTCTTGCTCCAGAAACATCTGAGCAGAACTGTACAATAAGATACTTGCAAAGCTCACACTCAAGGTtttctgctattaaaaataaatcgATAAAATCGTAACTTCGATAGACTGTAGCACAGGTAGTTGCAGACTACTTCAAGCTCTCTGAactacatattaaaaaaaataatcctaattTATACAAGACAAAGCCACCAGAAGAAAGACTACCTGGGGCTCTGAGGAGGTAATTTGCCTTAAATAGCACTAttgaaaaatctcttctttaagaaaaaatacttaagaagTAGTCATTAAATTGATCTCATGCCTGAAAATTTTTCACTTGTGTCATGTTTATTGTGTCATGTATTTAGTAGCCTTCCAGGATACAAATACCCACTGAAGTATTAAAAATCACAGATTCATTCAATGGGTACCTTTTTACAGTAAggcataaagaaagaaaaaacccaaattgttttaattaaaacatttgaaacaaTGTCAGAAAAGTCTAACCAACGTTTTAGgaatcagtattttctttcaaagataaaatatgCACTACATGTTCATAATTTACACGTATCTACATTTAAGGTTATAATCTGTGATGGTTAAGGAAAAACcgtattaaagaaaaatgtccaTCGTTATTATCACTGAATAGTCCTGAATAGCCTCTAGATGTCTATCCAAAACAGACACgtagcagcacagcagcctcaCCACGCACCAAACTATCAACACCAATAGTGACACACATCCTCTGAAATCATTAGTTTGACACAGGCAAGGCAATATCCAGTTTTCAGATTCAGAAATCACTGTTTAATGGACATCACTCAACAGGATCAATGTAATCCCTCAAAAGATGGTAAGGTTGAGTCCAGGCTTACAATAAAACACTATGGTAAATTTAGCCAAAAGTATCTTCCATTTATAGCCTTCTCAACATCCATGCCTACGCTGCTATCCTGGGAATACCTTAAAACAGTTaattcaaacacaaaacccTGTCACTATGTCTCCATCCCTTCTTCACATATGAGGTTCTATCAAGTACAGATTTAGATAGAATTTAAACAAAGGAAGTGAAGATGAATATATTTTCAACTAAaacaggaaggagagaaaagagataACAGAAGAAAGATCTAATAAATCATTAAGgattttccccccccccacccctctaaatataattcagaaaaggaagaaactgtaAATTTAAAGCTATCTCACCCCAGCAATTGCCTGTGCAAGTAGTGTCTTTCCGCATCCTGGTGGTCCATGTAAAAGAAAACCGCGAGGTGGAACCACACCTAAGTGGTTATAGACTTCGGGATGACGGACATGAATGAGCATCTTGCATATTTCCTGTTAAGAACAACAGAGACCTCCATTTAAATTGCAGAAATTAGTATTACAGATTACTAACATTATAGacagagcaaaataaagcaagttcTGGTTATTGATGTTAATTTCAGTCACTGCTTTCTAATCAAGGGGGGGCAAAAAACACACCACCTTCGCTGCTGTTGGTATAAGAAGCTATTCTCAGAGCCATGCAGATAAATTCTGCCAGACTTTGACATTTTTCATATGGTATTTTATTCAGTGCATTCTGTACCccacaaataaaattttaactaACCTTTAAAGTTTCATCATTGCCTCCTACATCTTCAAACTTCACTGAAGGCTGGTAAAGATCTGGTCCCTTACTTCTAactgtgaagaaggaaaagtcaTGCAAATTTAGACATGGCATAACAGTAGTTGctaacaccaaacaaaaaaagtactCAGCCTAAACAATTAGCTAAGTACATGAAGTAGTATTAGTTTGGGTAGTAGACAGGactataatatttttttagtacaACATTAAGGGTAagtttccaaaatgaaattaattctcAAGGTCACTTCTCTGCACCACAGAAAACACTTCTCTGGTAATGGATTCCATGGTCAAATACCATCTCTGTTTGGAGCAGCACGCTGAAAATAACATCTCACCTTTCTGTTTAAGTAAGATGGAATCAATTTCTCCATCTACATCTggaaattcttcttttttcctttttgttctcttaccctttgtcttctttctttcactctCCAAGACAGAAAATTCAGTTGATTTCTAGGGCATAAACCCAAATTGTATACATAAAACTTAAGTCAGTAGTGAATTTCTGCAAAtacttaaaagaacaaaatgtgttAAGTGTCTGTGATGCTTAAACTTAGACATATTATATGAATAAAGACAAGTAAGGCAGGAATTTAACCCCTTCTctttgtagaatttttttttttttttttacttaggacctgccttttttttttttaagaaaaggtttAATTACACCAGTCACTTTTTTTGCTAAGAATACGtataagcaaaaaaaccccaaacaacaccaccccccaaaaattCAAACCACTAACCAAAATCAGACATCAGTTATGTGTGTACCATACAGCTATCCACTTTGAGgttgaataaaaatatgaatgtatttagttcaatggaaacattttttattactagTAGATCGTAAGTGGCTACAAGAAAACACTATTCAGTGCTGACAGAACTTAACTGCATGTAAGAAAAGGActaataaaggagaaaagaaataaaaggaggtTTAATGATTAAAGttggggggttgggttttttttttagaatacaGTATTGCAAACATTTTACTTTAACATTTAAGATCTCCcttttatttaacttctttatATAAGAGGATGCAGTACTACTAAGATAAAGGATGATTTGTCAAATCTGCCTATTCAGTAAGCATTTTGTGTAATtagaaaagcagatgcaaaTGTGCTTCTTCCTTCACATAAAAAAAGGAGCATCCGGCCAAAACACCTGGTCAGCCAAGCAACATGTTATCTCCCACACATAAACTGAAAGCTCTCAATAgctaaacaaaatttttttccaaataaaacccaacaaaattagggcaggaggaggggatcATAAAGTAGGCAATACGTCTGGACAGGGAGTGGGAcctatttttcctgctttataaATCAATGCGATTTCCTTTCAACTTCCCCAACTCTTGTCCATACAGAAAACTTCAGCCTTCCCCAGGCTCACTAAGACTTAACCACTGGTTAAGGGAGACCACACGCTATGGCTACAGCAAGCCACACGCTTCCTGACTAGTTAGGCTGGTCACTGGCAAACGGAGTAAGTAAGAGGTGAGCTCCACCTACCTTTCTCTCAGAATGGGCACTAATCTGGGTCTCCCTAATACGAAGCACTACATTTTCCTCAGAAAACGTGGGGGAAATTCATAATTTTGTGACTTTTTACCTCCCATACAACATGCTTGAAATGGGCCAGAAGGTTCAATCACTTCTGACACGGCAGAACAATGGGCTAAGCCCTGCCTCCTTCAGAAACCAAGCTAAAAACAAGTACTCCGCTGGGCTTAAGTCAATCTTTCCTTTCTACTTAACATTTGCTATCTTTAAATGAAGCATGCacatttgtaataaaaattataacatttgaaaaatccagagagaaagacagacaacCCTTTTGGTCTTAGTATTACCCTTCAAAAGCCTGTCAAATTACACAGGAAATTATATTCATGCTTGCTACTTAAATCACACTGGGTTTGTAAAACACAATACCTCAGAAAtcaatttcttttcatctcctACTCCATCTTCAGAAAGTTCAatgaaaaagtcttttccagACGGAGTTTTATCAATGAACCAGCCACCTTCAGAGATGCAGGTTTCAGCTCTTGTTCCTGGTGAGAGGGTGCTTGTTTGAGGTGCTCTTCGCCCAGGAGGAGGGGTTTCCACTGCTTCATTTTTTGGAGTGGTTGGAACAGAATCAGGATTTCCCTTCTTGTATAAGCTCAGCAGGGAACTGTTCAAGTGATTT
Above is a genomic segment from Falco naumanni isolate bFalNau1 chromosome 12, bFalNau1.pat, whole genome shotgun sequence containing:
- the NVL gene encoding nuclear valosin-containing protein-like; amino-acid sequence: MRSRPGHFVDLRLKQRVKQYLASRKCGQYVDIAVLASDLQKTYSAEYGRRKRNAFRIQVEKVFGIISNEKEREDLAVLEAEHVAKRARQQEENETTGSSTDGSDCDDYPEDLSTNHLNSSLLSLYKKGNPDSVPTTPKNEAVETPPPGRRAPQTSTLSPGTRAETCISEGGWFIDKTPSGKDFFIELSEDGVGDEKKLISEKSTEFSVLESERKKTKGKRTKRKKEEFPDVDGEIDSILLKQKVRSKGPDLYQPSVKFEDVGGNDETLKEICKMLIHVRHPEVYNHLGVVPPRGFLLHGPPGCGKTLLAQAIAGELELPMLKVAATEMVSGVSGESEQKLRELFEQAVSSAPCVLFIDEIDAITPKREVASKDMERRIVAQFLTCMDDLNNVAATTQVLVIGATNRPDSLDPALRRAGRFDREICLGIPDEAAREKILKTLCRKLKLPESFEFHHLARLTPGYVGADLMALCREAAMCTVNRVLIKSEKRKRKLIHAGGNTAEEGMGTDILVEEETRQLELLPKDELQRLLDLLKKQDPLPEEQLQKLCIEMNDFIVALSSVQPSAKREGFVTIPDVTWADIGALEDVREELTMAILAPVRNPEQFKALGLTTPAGVLLAGPPGCGKTLLAKAVANESGLNFISVKGPELLNMYVGESERAVRQVFQRARNSAPCVIFFDEVDALCPRRSDRESGASVRVVNQLLTEMDGLENRQQVFIMAATNRPDIIDPAILRPGRLDKTLYVGLPPPEDRLAILKTITKGGTRPPLDIDVNLKEIAYSQHCDCYTGADLSALVREASICALRQEMAQQNTQSKKGEIKISRKHFEDAFRKVKSSVSKKDQIMYEELHQSLCR